In Microbacterium sp. SLBN-146, one genomic interval encodes:
- a CDS encoding methyltransferase domain-containing protein: protein MITATRLDLSRRDPDLRELMDDPACDPRRLAATYARFGVVNRLVSAWGRVYRQLLRPELQRLGRPARVLDLGSGGGDVVRRLATLARADGLQVTWTGADPDPRALDAAQRTSTPGVAFVQATSSELRHAGERFDAVLSNHVLHHLDDDELQVFAADSLAVSTGPVLHGDIARSAGAYGLYAVGITPLAPGTFLRTDGLRSIRRSYTPAELQPVLGSDWRVESPAAFRLLAVGRGRG, encoded by the coding sequence ATGATCACGGCGACGCGCCTCGACCTGAGCCGACGGGACCCTGACCTCCGCGAGCTCATGGACGACCCCGCGTGCGATCCGCGGCGACTCGCGGCCACCTACGCGCGGTTCGGCGTCGTCAACCGCCTCGTCTCGGCGTGGGGGCGCGTCTATCGTCAACTCCTGCGCCCCGAGCTGCAGCGCCTCGGGCGCCCCGCCCGCGTCCTCGACCTCGGATCGGGGGGCGGGGACGTCGTCCGGCGCCTCGCGACGCTCGCGCGAGCCGACGGACTCCAGGTCACGTGGACCGGCGCCGACCCCGACCCGCGCGCGCTCGACGCCGCGCAGCGCACCTCGACACCCGGCGTCGCGTTCGTGCAAGCGACGTCGTCCGAACTCCGTCATGCGGGCGAGCGGTTCGACGCGGTCCTCTCCAACCACGTGCTGCACCATCTCGACGACGACGAGCTCCAGGTCTTCGCCGCCGACTCGCTCGCTGTGTCGACGGGCCCCGTCCTCCACGGCGACATCGCGCGCAGCGCAGGCGCCTACGGACTGTACGCCGTCGGGATCACTCCCCTCGCGCCCGGCACCTTCCTCCGGACCGACGGGCTCCGCTCCATCCGCCGCAGCTACACGCCCGCCGAGCTACAGCCCGTTCTGGGATCGGACTGGCGCGTCGAGAGCCCCGCAGCCTTCCGCCTGCTCGCAGTCGGGAGGGGCCGTGGCTGA
- a CDS encoding NAD(P)/FAD-dependent oxidoreductase: MADVTVIGAGPVGLLLAGQLSRAGVEVELLERRPSASAGSRAIGVHAPALAALEPSGVTERLLERATRVGRGEARSAGRVLGAVRFDRLSARFPFVATIPQAATEAVLAADAPEPTRSALVSAVLPRGDRVVVRAGVSGFVTERESPIVVVASGTGGRDLVYRDSAARVRTYPDRYVMSDAATPPSADDEVAVVHLDAAGVLESFPLWDGQRRFVAWDAPDADPDPSARVDRLRTAVAARGYDASGISEASGFGVRRFVAPRLRNGRIFTIGDVAHEVSPIGGQGMNLGFLDAATLAPLLIEWIRTGTAPDAALDDWERRRVASARTAARLATANTALGRRLGRAADGVRRTIVRAMLAPPMGGVFARAYAMGFDRDAG, translated from the coding sequence GTGGCTGACGTCACCGTCATCGGAGCGGGGCCGGTCGGCCTGCTGCTCGCGGGACAGTTGAGCCGGGCCGGCGTCGAGGTCGAGCTGCTCGAACGCCGGCCGTCGGCATCGGCGGGCTCGCGTGCGATCGGCGTGCACGCCCCCGCCCTCGCCGCCCTCGAGCCGTCGGGCGTGACCGAGCGTCTCCTCGAACGGGCGACGCGCGTGGGGCGCGGCGAAGCCCGTTCCGCGGGTCGCGTCCTCGGCGCCGTGCGGTTCGATCGGCTGTCCGCGCGCTTCCCGTTCGTCGCGACCATCCCGCAGGCGGCAACGGAGGCAGTCCTCGCCGCGGACGCGCCGGAACCGACCCGCAGTGCGCTCGTGTCGGCCGTCCTCCCTCGCGGCGATCGCGTCGTCGTGCGGGCGGGCGTGTCGGGCTTCGTGACGGAGCGCGAGAGCCCGATCGTCGTTGTCGCGTCGGGCACCGGCGGGCGCGACCTCGTCTATCGCGACAGCGCGGCGCGTGTGCGCACGTATCCCGACCGGTATGTCATGTCGGATGCCGCGACCCCGCCCTCCGCCGACGATGAGGTCGCCGTCGTGCACCTCGATGCGGCGGGCGTCCTGGAATCGTTCCCCCTGTGGGATGGACAACGACGATTCGTCGCGTGGGATGCGCCCGACGCCGACCCCGATCCGTCGGCGCGCGTCGATCGGCTCCGCACCGCCGTCGCCGCGCGGGGCTATGACGCGAGCGGGATCAGCGAGGCGTCGGGCTTCGGCGTGCGGAGGTTCGTCGCGCCGCGCCTGCGGAACGGCCGGATCTTCACGATCGGCGACGTCGCCCACGAAGTGAGCCCTATCGGCGGACAGGGGATGAACCTCGGGTTCCTGGATGCCGCGACCCTCGCTCCTCTTCTCATCGAGTGGATCCGGACGGGCACCGCCCCCGACGCAGCGCTCGACGACTGGGAACGGCGCCGCGTGGCATCCGCACGGACCGCCGCCCGCCTCGCAACGGCCAATACGGCGCTCGGGCGTCGGCTGGGTCGCGCGGCCGACGGCGTGCGGCGAACGATCGTGCGCGCCATGCTCGCTCCGCCGATGGGCGGGGTGTTCGCCCGCGCGTACGCGATGGGCTTCGACCGCGACGCAGGCTGA
- a CDS encoding UbiA family prenyltransferase — protein MRGLWGASHPGPTLVVSALALALGLAVSLEAWRLVLLTLAVFAGQLSVGISNDAFDAVRDHAVGRRDKPIARGDIRVGQASSAAFTALAAALLLSAPLGWRMLALHALVLGSAWSYNAGLKATSASIVPFLLSFGAFPSLATLSAPDPAVAAGWAWIAGAAFGAAVHLTNVLPDLDDDARTGIRGLPHRLGGRVSATMAAIAVVGGAVAVLLGPTDGDISTIPPLSWIFFTGVVAVAVVTVIRALVRPPGRILFRLVMGAALLLAAQLVASGSALAA, from the coding sequence GTGCGAGGGCTGTGGGGGGCTTCCCATCCGGGACCGACGCTCGTCGTGTCGGCCCTCGCCCTCGCGCTCGGACTCGCCGTGTCGCTCGAGGCGTGGCGGCTCGTGCTGTTGACGCTCGCGGTCTTCGCGGGTCAGTTGTCGGTCGGCATCTCCAACGACGCCTTCGACGCGGTACGTGATCACGCCGTCGGACGCCGCGACAAGCCGATCGCCCGCGGAGACATCCGCGTCGGCCAGGCCTCGTCCGCGGCCTTCACGGCGCTCGCTGCCGCGCTCCTGCTCTCGGCACCGCTCGGGTGGCGGATGCTGGCGCTCCACGCCCTCGTCCTGGGCTCGGCCTGGTCGTACAACGCGGGGCTCAAAGCGACGTCCGCGTCGATCGTTCCGTTCCTGCTGAGCTTCGGCGCCTTCCCCTCTCTCGCGACGCTCTCGGCGCCCGACCCGGCCGTCGCCGCCGGGTGGGCGTGGATCGCGGGCGCGGCGTTCGGCGCCGCCGTCCACCTCACGAACGTCCTCCCCGACCTCGACGACGACGCGCGCACGGGGATCCGCGGCCTCCCGCACCGGCTCGGGGGCCGCGTCTCCGCGACGATGGCAGCGATCGCGGTCGTCGGCGGCGCCGTCGCCGTGCTGCTGGGTCCGACTGACGGCGACATCAGCACGATCCCACCCCTGTCATGGATCTTCTTCACCGGTGTCGTCGCAGTCGCGGTCGTCACCGTCATCCGCGCGCTTGTGCGTCCGCCCGGGCGCATCCTCTTCCGCCTCGTCATGGGCGCGGCCCTGCTGCTCGCAGCGCAGCTCGTCGCCTCGGGTTCGGCGCTCGCCGCCTGA
- a CDS encoding ATP-dependent Clp protease ATP-binding subunit produces MNAQPQPGQEEQQSPLEQFGINLTDRARQGKLDPVIGRDSEIRRVSQVLTRRTKNNPVLIGEPGVGKTAVVEGLAQRIVAGDVAESLKNKELVTLDISALVAGAMYRGQFEERLKSVLKEITESEGRIITFIDELHVLMGAGGGEGSVAASNMLKPMLARGELRLIGATTLDEYREFIEKDAALERRFQQVYVGEPSVEDTIAILRGLKERYEAHHKVAIADGALVAAASLSHRYIPSRQLPDKAIDLIDEAASRLRMEIDSAPLVIDELRRHVDRLKLEEMALKREKDDASKERLAALREMLADEQERLGELQHRWEEERASLNLVGDLKTQLDAARIDADRAQREGNLEKASRLLYAEIPALERRLIEAEKAETAGDRMVGDQVTDEDIAKVIAAWTGIPVGRLLQGETEKLLHLEAELGKRLIGQKEAVKTVADAVRRSRAGISDPNRPTGSFLFLGPTGVGKTELAKALAEFLFDDEHAMVRIDMSEYGEKHSVARLVGAPPGYVGYEQGGQLTEAVRRRPYSVVLLDEVEKAHPEVFDVLLQVMDDGRLTDGQGRTVDFTNVILILTSNLGSPILIDPTLSIEQKTEQVRALVRQAFRPEFVNRLDDTVIFHALTEDDLAQIVELSVYALQRRLKDRRLTLAVTPDARAWLAERGYDPLYGARPLRRLIQSEIQDRLAMAILGGAVRDGDVVRVDVALDGSSLVLTSDGEAPADLDEDVVDAEIVED; encoded by the coding sequence ATGAACGCTCAGCCCCAGCCCGGACAGGAGGAGCAGCAAAGCCCCCTCGAACAGTTCGGCATCAACCTCACCGACCGTGCCCGACAGGGCAAGCTCGATCCCGTCATCGGTCGCGACAGCGAGATCAGGCGGGTCAGCCAGGTCCTCACACGCCGCACGAAGAACAACCCCGTCCTCATCGGCGAGCCCGGCGTCGGCAAGACGGCCGTCGTCGAAGGCCTCGCGCAGCGCATCGTCGCGGGTGACGTCGCCGAATCCCTCAAGAACAAGGAACTCGTCACCCTCGACATCTCCGCGCTCGTCGCGGGTGCCATGTACCGCGGTCAGTTCGAGGAACGGCTCAAGAGCGTCCTCAAGGAGATCACCGAGTCCGAGGGCCGCATCATCACGTTCATCGACGAGTTGCACGTCCTCATGGGCGCGGGAGGCGGAGAGGGCTCCGTTGCGGCATCCAACATGCTCAAGCCCATGCTTGCGCGCGGCGAACTGCGCCTCATCGGCGCGACGACGCTCGACGAGTACCGCGAGTTCATCGAGAAGGATGCCGCGCTGGAGCGCCGCTTCCAGCAGGTGTACGTCGGCGAACCAAGCGTCGAGGACACGATCGCGATCCTCCGCGGACTCAAGGAACGCTACGAGGCGCACCACAAGGTGGCGATCGCCGACGGTGCCCTGGTGGCCGCGGCATCCCTCTCTCACCGGTACATCCCGAGCAGACAGCTTCCCGATAAGGCGATCGACCTCATCGACGAAGCAGCGTCGCGTCTGCGGATGGAGATCGACTCCGCGCCGCTCGTGATCGACGAGCTGCGCCGGCACGTCGATCGCCTGAAGCTCGAAGAGATGGCGCTCAAGCGCGAGAAGGACGACGCCTCGAAGGAGCGCCTCGCGGCGCTGCGTGAGATGCTCGCCGACGAGCAGGAGCGTCTGGGCGAGCTCCAGCACCGGTGGGAGGAGGAGCGTGCGTCGCTCAACCTCGTCGGCGACCTCAAGACGCAACTGGATGCCGCGCGCATCGACGCCGATCGTGCGCAGCGCGAAGGCAACCTCGAGAAGGCGTCGCGACTGCTGTACGCCGAGATCCCCGCGCTCGAGCGGCGCCTCATCGAGGCGGAGAAGGCCGAGACGGCGGGCGATCGCATGGTCGGCGACCAGGTGACCGATGAGGACATCGCGAAGGTCATCGCCGCGTGGACGGGCATCCCGGTCGGACGGCTCCTGCAGGGAGAGACCGAGAAGCTCCTGCACCTCGAGGCGGAACTCGGCAAGAGGCTCATCGGGCAGAAGGAAGCCGTCAAGACGGTCGCGGATGCCGTGCGCCGCTCGCGCGCCGGGATCAGCGACCCGAATCGCCCGACAGGCTCGTTCCTCTTCCTGGGGCCTACGGGTGTCGGCAAGACCGAGCTGGCGAAGGCGCTCGCCGAGTTCCTGTTCGACGACGAGCACGCCATGGTGCGGATCGACATGTCGGAGTACGGCGAGAAGCACTCCGTCGCACGTCTCGTCGGCGCCCCTCCGGGCTACGTCGGATACGAGCAGGGTGGCCAGTTGACGGAGGCCGTGCGGCGGCGTCCGTACTCGGTCGTCCTGCTCGACGAGGTCGAGAAGGCGCATCCCGAGGTGTTCGACGTGCTGCTCCAGGTGATGGACGACGGGCGCCTCACCGACGGGCAGGGTCGGACGGTCGACTTCACGAACGTCATCCTGATCCTGACGTCGAACCTCGGCTCGCCGATCCTCATCGATCCGACGCTGTCGATCGAGCAGAAGACCGAGCAGGTGCGCGCCCTCGTGCGGCAGGCGTTCCGGCCCGAGTTCGTCAATCGGCTCGATGACACCGTGATCTTCCACGCGCTCACCGAGGACGATCTCGCCCAGATCGTCGAGCTGTCGGTCTATGCGCTCCAGCGTCGTCTGAAGGATCGTCGTCTCACGCTCGCCGTCACACCGGATGCTCGCGCGTGGCTCGCCGAACGCGGCTACGACCCGCTGTACGGTGCGCGGCCCCTGCGGCGCCTCATCCAGTCCGAGATCCAGGATCGTCTCGCGATGGCGATCCTCGGAGGGGCGGTCCGCGATGGCGACGTCGTGCGCGTCGACGTCGCGCTCGACGGCTCGTCGCTCGTGCTGACGAGCGACGGCGAGGCGCCCGCCGACCTCGACGAGGACGTCGTCGACGCCGAGATCGTCGAGGACTGA
- a CDS encoding GlxA family transcriptional regulator, whose product MKTVACIVQPGFAPFEFGVACEAFGLDRSSDGIPNFDFRIVTPEPGAVSSRMGFSINVDADLSFAYEADLVVVSPTPSESWEHADERVLDVVRDAVDRGAWVLSVCSGSFVLAAAGVLDGRRATTHWMYTDKMAAMYPAVDVDPDVLYVQDGRIITSAGTAAGLDACLHLLRQELGAEMTNRIARRMVVPPQRDGGQAQFIDSPLPRVTSLSLAPVSDWMLENLRLDLTVDQLAAKAHMSPRTFARRFKADFGATPAAWLARQRILHAQRLLEKTDLGLDRIAYECGFGSAAVLRQNFTRVLGTTPTAYRARFCCTREERENASELVPVA is encoded by the coding sequence ATGAAGACCGTCGCCTGCATCGTCCAGCCGGGGTTCGCCCCCTTCGAGTTCGGCGTCGCATGCGAGGCCTTCGGGCTCGATCGGTCTTCCGACGGCATCCCGAACTTCGACTTCCGCATCGTCACCCCAGAGCCGGGCGCCGTGTCGTCCAGGATGGGGTTCTCGATCAACGTCGACGCCGACCTGTCGTTCGCCTACGAAGCGGACCTCGTCGTCGTGTCGCCCACACCGAGCGAGTCATGGGAACACGCCGATGAACGTGTGCTCGACGTCGTGCGCGATGCCGTCGACCGCGGTGCGTGGGTGCTGAGCGTCTGCAGTGGATCGTTCGTCCTCGCCGCGGCGGGTGTGCTCGACGGACGCCGCGCCACGACGCACTGGATGTACACCGACAAGATGGCGGCGATGTATCCCGCGGTCGACGTCGACCCCGATGTCCTCTACGTGCAGGACGGCCGCATCATCACGAGCGCCGGCACAGCCGCGGGGCTCGATGCGTGCCTCCACCTCCTCCGGCAGGAGCTCGGTGCGGAGATGACGAACCGCATCGCCCGCCGCATGGTCGTGCCACCTCAGCGCGATGGTGGACAGGCGCAGTTCATCGATTCGCCGCTCCCGCGCGTGACGTCGTTGTCGCTCGCTCCCGTGAGCGACTGGATGCTGGAGAACCTCCGCCTCGATCTCACGGTCGATCAGCTCGCGGCGAAGGCGCACATGTCGCCGCGCACGTTCGCCCGTCGCTTCAAGGCCGACTTCGGAGCCACTCCGGCGGCCTGGCTGGCGCGGCAGCGGATCCTGCACGCGCAGCGACTGCTCGAGAAGACCGATCTGGGGCTGGATCGCATCGCCTACGAATGCGGATTCGGGTCGGCGGCCGTGCTCCGGCAGAACTTCACGCGTGTTCTCGGCACGACCCCGACGGCATACCGCGCGCGGTTCTGCTGCACGCGCGAAGAGAGGGAGAACGCCTCGGAGCTCGTTCCGGTCGCATGA
- a CDS encoding glycosyltransferase, with the protein MHVVMFGDQHLETLGGAQVSMRLQRRFLEKAGHTVTIVAPAIHGSRARAAAADAGYLDTPSIPITLDREYSLSWPGRRTDRWVDAAIAARGHVDVVHVQADFWGAFTGHRFARRHALPVVHTMHNRVDVGIEATAPFPRQVLRALNAWERRAIAASSPGSDGWAYLRRLAAGSDAVTAPSTHFARRLEAHGVVPRAVGGSVDVIWNGLDDDVLEDVLSDAAPDRAGIPRFVWLGRMSPEKRLMPFLEAVAASGIDAEVEIIGGGGQLRAARRFVARSNPRAAVRFAGRMPYAETLRRIRRADAVVQTSIGFETQGMTIFEAASLGTPSVVSDPDLARELESGFWAVGGDVDRAPAAADDSVAALAAALRRAASDLESGTAVAVNPTIRERFRQSSRTAAMVEVYDRVRR; encoded by the coding sequence GTGCACGTCGTGATGTTCGGCGACCAGCATCTCGAGACGCTCGGCGGTGCGCAGGTCTCGATGCGTCTCCAGCGCCGGTTCCTCGAGAAGGCGGGCCACACGGTCACGATCGTCGCGCCTGCGATCCACGGGTCGCGGGCCCGAGCCGCGGCAGCGGACGCCGGCTACCTCGATACGCCATCCATCCCCATCACGCTCGATCGCGAGTACTCGCTGTCGTGGCCGGGCCGCCGCACGGACCGCTGGGTGGATGCCGCCATCGCCGCGCGCGGACACGTTGATGTCGTCCATGTGCAGGCGGACTTCTGGGGGGCGTTCACGGGCCACCGGTTCGCGCGGCGCCATGCGCTTCCCGTCGTCCACACGATGCACAACCGTGTCGATGTCGGGATCGAGGCGACCGCCCCCTTCCCCCGGCAGGTGCTCCGCGCGCTCAATGCGTGGGAGCGGCGCGCGATCGCCGCATCCTCACCCGGGTCGGACGGATGGGCCTACCTCCGTCGCCTCGCCGCGGGGTCCGACGCTGTCACGGCTCCGTCGACCCATTTCGCACGGCGGCTCGAGGCGCACGGGGTTGTGCCGCGTGCGGTCGGCGGGTCGGTCGACGTCATCTGGAACGGTCTCGACGACGATGTGCTCGAAGACGTGTTGTCGGATGCCGCGCCGGACCGTGCGGGCATACCGCGCTTCGTGTGGCTCGGGCGGATGAGCCCCGAGAAGAGATTGATGCCGTTCCTCGAGGCGGTCGCCGCGTCGGGTATCGACGCGGAGGTGGAGATCATCGGAGGTGGGGGCCAGCTTCGGGCCGCCCGCCGTTTCGTGGCGCGTTCGAACCCGCGGGCGGCCGTCCGCTTCGCGGGGCGGATGCCGTACGCCGAGACGCTCCGTCGCATCCGCCGTGCGGACGCCGTCGTGCAGACGTCGATCGGATTCGAGACCCAGGGCATGACGATCTTCGAGGCGGCGTCTCTCGGGACCCCGTCCGTCGTGAGCGACCCCGACCTCGCGAGAGAGCTCGAGTCCGGCTTCTGGGCCGTCGGAGGCGATGTCGATCGCGCGCCCGCCGCGGCGGACGACTCGGTCGCCGCCCTTGCCGCAGCGCTTCGGCGCGCGGCATCCGATCTCGAGTCCGGGACCGCGGTCGCCGTCAATCCGACGATCCGCGAGCGCTTCCGCCAGTCATCGCGCACCGCGGCCATGGTCGAGGTGTACGACCGCGTTCGCCGCTGA
- a CDS encoding glycosyltransferase: MTDPATPDDSPAVPGQANTSDGHRPLKILIGSDTFLPHVNGAARFTERLAAGLVERGHDVHVMAPSATHSQHGTFTEVVEGQPMTMHRLPAWRYLPHDWLTFVLPWMSKHYARRTLDEVKPDVVHIQSHIVIGRGLAREARKRGIPMIATNHVMAENVVDFTTLPPFLDKVVVKLAWDDAKRTFDMMRAVTTPTRRAADFLESTISIENVIPISCGIDARNYTADFSPRDAHRIVFVGRLTTEKQIDVILRALTKLDPALDVTFDVVGKGDQQRNLERLTAELGLQDRVTFHGRTSDEELRGHLTRASVFAIASIAELQSIATMEAMASGLPIVAADAVALPHLVHDGENGYLFEPGDVDDLAAKLTTVLTQTPEERRRMQQASLDGVKVHDIQRTLSTFEALYRDEPLPE; encoded by the coding sequence GTGACCGATCCCGCGACGCCCGACGATTCGCCCGCCGTCCCCGGCCAGGCGAACACGTCCGATGGTCATCGTCCGCTGAAGATCCTCATCGGCTCCGACACCTTCCTGCCGCACGTCAACGGCGCTGCGCGATTCACGGAGCGGCTCGCGGCGGGGCTCGTCGAACGGGGTCACGACGTGCACGTCATGGCCCCGAGCGCCACGCACTCCCAGCACGGGACGTTCACGGAGGTCGTCGAGGGGCAGCCGATGACGATGCACCGGCTGCCGGCGTGGCGGTATCTCCCGCACGACTGGCTCACCTTCGTGCTCCCATGGATGTCGAAGCACTACGCGCGTCGGACACTCGACGAGGTGAAGCCCGACGTCGTGCACATCCAGTCGCACATCGTGATCGGGAGGGGGCTGGCGCGCGAGGCGCGGAAACGCGGCATCCCGATGATCGCCACGAACCACGTCATGGCCGAGAACGTCGTCGACTTCACGACCCTTCCGCCGTTCCTCGACAAAGTGGTCGTCAAGCTCGCCTGGGATGACGCGAAGCGCACCTTCGACATGATGCGTGCCGTCACGACCCCGACGCGCCGCGCGGCGGACTTCCTGGAGTCGACCATCTCGATAGAGAACGTCATCCCCATCTCGTGCGGCATCGATGCGCGCAACTACACGGCCGACTTCTCGCCGCGCGACGCGCACCGGATCGTCTTCGTGGGGCGCCTCACGACCGAGAAGCAGATCGATGTCATCTTGCGGGCGTTGACGAAGCTCGATCCCGCCCTCGACGTGACGTTCGATGTCGTGGGGAAGGGCGATCAGCAGCGCAACCTGGAGCGCCTCACGGCCGAGCTCGGGCTGCAGGACCGCGTCACGTTCCACGGCCGGACGTCCGACGAGGAACTCCGCGGACACCTCACCCGCGCGAGCGTCTTCGCGATCGCCTCGATCGCCGAGCTCCAGTCGATCGCCACGATGGAGGCCATGGCGTCGGGCCTCCCCATCGTCGCGGCCGATGCCGTCGCGCTTCCGCACCTCGTCCACGACGGCGAGAACGGCTACCTGTTCGAGCCGGGCGACGTGGACGACTTGGCGGCCAAGTTGACGACCGTGCTCACGCAGACTCCCGAAGAGCGTCGTCGCATGCAGCAAGCGTCACTCGACGGCGTCAAGGTGCACGATATCCAGCGGACGCTCTCCACCTTCGAAGCGCTCTACCGCGACGAACCCCTGCCGGAGTGA
- a CDS encoding DUF6325 family protein, with translation MAEFRYGPVELYLVGFEGERPDAGTIAALAELLEGGLIRLLDLVVISKDADGDVTVTEIEDDDFPLDLHEIGIVGDEDVAELAELVPPGGSAVLAALELAYARRLAQSISASGAVVLSMERIPAPIVNAVIDLVDDTEEENS, from the coding sequence ATGGCTGAATTCCGTTACGGACCCGTCGAGCTGTACCTCGTCGGTTTCGAAGGCGAGCGCCCCGATGCCGGGACGATCGCCGCACTCGCCGAACTCCTCGAAGGCGGGCTGATCCGTCTACTGGATCTCGTCGTCATCTCGAAGGATGCCGACGGCGATGTCACCGTCACCGAGATCGAGGACGACGACTTTCCCCTCGACCTGCACGAGATCGGAATCGTGGGCGACGAGGACGTCGCGGAGCTTGCGGAGTTGGTACCGCCCGGCGGATCGGCCGTTCTCGCGGCCCTCGAACTCGCCTACGCGCGTCGCCTCGCCCAGAGCATCTCCGCTTCGGGCGCCGTCGTACTCAGCATGGAGCGGATCCCCGCTCCGATCGTCAATGCCGTCATCGATCTCGTCGACGACACCGAGGAGGAGAACTCATGA
- a CDS encoding SHOCT domain-containing protein translates to MIRRMGRPGLLGLAARTAVVAGTASAVSGAVSNNQQKKAQAQYEQEQYQAAQQQAQIDAAAQAAAAQYAPPAPAAPPAAPAPTGGVDLVAELQKLAALKEAGILDDAEFAAAKAKLLA, encoded by the coding sequence ATGATCAGAAGGATGGGACGCCCGGGGCTTCTCGGGCTCGCCGCACGGACGGCCGTCGTCGCGGGCACGGCGTCGGCGGTCTCGGGAGCGGTGTCCAACAATCAGCAGAAGAAGGCGCAGGCTCAGTACGAGCAGGAGCAGTACCAGGCCGCGCAGCAACAGGCCCAGATCGACGCCGCCGCGCAGGCCGCAGCCGCGCAGTATGCGCCCCCGGCTCCGGCCGCGCCCCCCGCCGCGCCGGCGCCGACTGGCGGCGTGGACCTCGTCGCCGAACTTCAGAAGCTCGCCGCCCTCAAGGAGGCGGGCATCCTCGACGACGCCGAGTTCGCCGCTGCGAAGGCCAAGCTCCTCGCCTGA